In a single window of the Acyrthosiphon pisum isolate AL4f chromosome X, pea_aphid_22Mar2018_4r6ur, whole genome shotgun sequence genome:
- the LOC100163486 gene encoding uncharacterized protein LOC100163486 translates to MNNDQGDDIAMQEEVTKQRMLAQKKEKKIKIIRILTVIAYLMSVSTVATMLSAYYVFIWNPHAANNTQTPNAEKLVMALQRAGDEYIFANSADNEYTDNGKFTSDVPNSHKTNDQSNNPERSIKLQTSSTIKYSTSHVQTSIGNISESLTVANNLS, encoded by the exons ATGAATAACGATCAAGGTGACGATATAGCGATGCAGGAAGAAGTGACAAAACAAAGAATGTTGGcacagaaaaaagaaaaaaaa atcaaaattattcgaatattgACCGTCATTGCATATTTAATGTCCGTGTCTACTGTGGCGACCATGTTGTCTgcgtattatgtttttatctgGAACCCACACGCTGCTAATAACACTCAAACGCCCAACGCTGAAAAGTTGGTTATGGCCTTACAAAGGGCTGGTGATGAATACATTTTTGCTAATAGCGCTGATAACGAATATACAG ATAATGGGAAATTTACATCTGATGTACCAAACAGTCATAAGACCAACGATCAATCCAACAATCCAGAAAGGTCTATTAAATTGCAAACATCATCAACAATCAAATATTCGACGTCTCACGTTCAAACGTCAATCGGTAACATTTCAGAATCATTAACTGTGGCGAACAATTTATCATAA